One Parachlamydia sp. AcF125 DNA segment encodes these proteins:
- a CDS encoding SulP family inorganic anion transporter codes for MGSSIDRLSFFNSFQDLKNYSLSFLAQDISAGFSVALLSVPQAMAYAMVAGLPLSCGILAVIFSSLIAAALGSSRHLIVGPSNAIAIMVQAGTSQILFNYFRDLEGAEREWMAVQILTQLTLLVGLFQILVASLKLGRLTQFVSHSVVVGYAMGTAIAIIIDQFFIFLGIAPLGGVHAFYEKAWYLVSHLNQFHLPTLLISLGSLFLIVIFRRKDKRIPGAAIAFAFMGIVVQLMGLNTEDAESFVGGRLQHVLLIGNSGEVYTGLPDLAFPYFNTHIMSSVVPVAFAIALMSILESAAVAKSIAAITGQRLSLNQDIFAIGMGNFCGAFSGGAMPISGSNSRSMLNYISGAQTRFAAIFGAIFVATFLMAFGFFITRIPVGALAALLIVTAVSIVNRKQFLLCLKATNSDALVLWITILSCIFFSLDVAFYIGVVISITLYLKKAALPQLIEYGIDDSGKWCSAETATKNDKKKIRVIKVKGELFFGAADLFQSTLKSIAEDDTTTKVIILQLKHARDLDATGCLALHQLYNYLHSSGRHLILSGLTFPTWEVLSNSALIDLIGKENLFFLNERRPHLHMKKALRRAEALLCSASIPLEPESVDLTEKSYLEVRAD; via the coding sequence ATGGGCTCTTCGATTGATCGTCTCTCCTTTTTTAACTCTTTTCAGGACTTAAAAAATTATTCTCTCAGCTTTTTAGCTCAAGATATCAGCGCTGGATTTTCAGTGGCTTTACTGAGCGTTCCTCAAGCAATGGCTTATGCAATGGTTGCTGGTCTTCCTTTGTCGTGTGGCATTTTAGCCGTTATTTTTTCCTCTTTAATTGCTGCTGCTTTAGGATCCTCCCGTCATTTAATTGTAGGGCCTAGCAATGCGATTGCGATCATGGTCCAGGCAGGAACCTCTCAAATTTTATTCAATTATTTTAGGGATCTTGAAGGGGCTGAGCGAGAATGGATGGCGGTACAGATTTTAACCCAATTGACTTTATTAGTCGGGCTTTTCCAGATTTTAGTGGCTTCGCTTAAACTAGGGCGCTTAACCCAATTTGTCAGCCACTCAGTCGTGGTAGGTTATGCCATGGGAACAGCGATTGCGATCATTATCGACCAATTTTTTATTTTTTTAGGGATTGCTCCCCTGGGAGGCGTGCACGCTTTTTATGAAAAGGCTTGGTACTTAGTCTCTCATTTAAACCAATTTCACTTGCCTACCTTATTAATTAGCCTGGGAAGCTTATTTCTCATTGTCATTTTTCGGCGAAAAGACAAACGGATTCCGGGTGCTGCAATTGCTTTTGCGTTTATGGGGATTGTGGTGCAGCTCATGGGTTTAAATACAGAAGATGCAGAGTCTTTTGTGGGAGGCCGCCTTCAACACGTTTTGTTAATCGGGAATTCAGGGGAAGTTTACACGGGGCTGCCAGACTTGGCATTTCCTTACTTTAATACACACATTATGAGCAGTGTGGTGCCTGTCGCTTTTGCGATTGCTTTGATGAGTATTCTTGAATCTGCCGCTGTGGCCAAATCGATTGCTGCCATTACCGGTCAGAGGTTATCGCTCAATCAAGATATTTTTGCGATTGGAATGGGAAATTTTTGTGGGGCTTTTTCAGGAGGGGCCATGCCTATTTCTGGCAGTAATTCTCGGAGCATGCTGAATTATATCAGTGGAGCCCAAACCCGATTTGCTGCTATTTTTGGGGCAATTTTTGTCGCCACCTTCTTAATGGCTTTTGGATTTTTCATTACGCGTATTCCTGTAGGGGCTTTAGCAGCTCTTCTCATTGTAACCGCTGTCAGCATTGTCAATCGCAAGCAATTTTTACTTTGCCTAAAAGCGACTAATTCGGATGCGCTTGTCTTATGGATTACCATTCTTTCCTGCATATTTTTTAGTTTGGACGTGGCCTTCTACATCGGAGTGGTGATTTCAATTACTCTTTATTTGAAAAAAGCGGCTCTCCCTCAATTAATTGAATATGGGATCGATGACTCAGGAAAATGGTGTTCAGCTGAAACTGCCACAAAAAACGACAAGAAAAAAATTCGGGTTATCAAGGTAAAAGGGGAGCTGTTTTTTGGCGCAGCAGACCTGTTCCAAAGCACCCTAAAATCCATTGCTGAAGATGATACCACTACAAAAGTGATTATTTTACAGCTTAAACATGCGCGTGACCTGGACGCGACAGGTTGCTTGGCTTTGCATCAACTCTACAATTATCTACATAGCTCAGGCAGGCACCTTATTTTAAGCGGTTTGACTTTTCCTACCTGGGAAGTTTTAAGTAATTCAGCTTTGATAGACCTGATTGGAAAAGAAAATCTTTTCTTTTTGAATGAAAGGCGGCCTCACCTTCACATGAAAAAAGCCTTAAGAAGAGCCGAAGCTCTCTTATGCTCTGCGTCAATCCCTTTAGAGCCAGAAAGCGTAGATTTAACCGAAAAAAGTTATCTCGAAGTTCGAGCGGATTAA
- a CDS encoding WecB/TagA/CpsF family glycosyltransferase — MHPRALILLGIPVSDLTQEEAVQAIVKTIEAPAGPQKAIRYVGFMDREKLGGIWGWGVSTIDQREWLSMLFKSFLILPSDHALVWLSKALGTPLKEPIQEKEFLSELIKELVYKKKSIFFLGGNEIELKAFVEGLKRDYPEIQIAGMECPQIKCEGENLTHMDNLDDVLVEDINQTEPDLVWMHLGSPKQEIWLKRVKQRLKVPVAVGGGSFHSPVAGQSFMQKVSSWWQQFFSVVKFSWLSLPLITYQSLLYFFYHKKIGHSWASNVKDPLLFLSFEQSFVVFQLPPVLDHTVSDQILVQLKDALGHPCLTFDWSKVVYFDIEGLNFLTQLVTKVWREKKEIYCWGLASHLKYLLNFHRLWVLLAPYFLEDPRQFLSHFCEKERGKDHLYLSIQQRHAHLIVTFFGTMGNQLNYSSYLASWIPMIEDKECILDFTYCAAMDSRAFGFLLHLREYLKTHHKFLKICGLKSSLKQEFALTKVHHSFKFFDNIEEALAKVS, encoded by the coding sequence ATGCATCCTCGAGCTCTTATTTTACTCGGAATTCCTGTCAGTGACTTAACCCAAGAAGAAGCTGTACAAGCGATAGTTAAAACTATCGAGGCACCTGCTGGACCCCAAAAAGCCATTCGGTATGTAGGCTTTATGGATAGGGAAAAGTTAGGGGGCATTTGGGGATGGGGAGTATCGACAATTGATCAGAGAGAATGGTTGTCTATGCTTTTTAAATCTTTCCTTATTTTGCCATCTGATCACGCCTTAGTGTGGTTAAGCAAAGCCTTAGGAACTCCTTTAAAGGAGCCCATACAAGAGAAGGAATTTTTATCCGAGCTAATAAAGGAATTAGTTTATAAGAAAAAATCTATTTTCTTTCTTGGAGGAAATGAAATCGAGTTAAAGGCCTTTGTAGAAGGCTTAAAAAGAGATTATCCCGAAATTCAAATTGCCGGGATGGAGTGTCCTCAAATTAAATGTGAAGGGGAGAATCTTACTCACATGGATAACTTAGACGATGTCCTTGTGGAAGATATCAACCAAACTGAGCCTGATTTAGTTTGGATGCATTTAGGAAGCCCAAAGCAAGAAATTTGGCTTAAGCGGGTTAAGCAGCGTTTAAAAGTTCCTGTGGCGGTAGGAGGAGGTTCTTTTCATTCTCCTGTTGCCGGGCAGTCGTTTATGCAAAAAGTTTCAAGCTGGTGGCAGCAATTTTTTAGCGTGGTGAAATTTTCCTGGCTTTCTCTTCCCTTAATCACTTACCAAAGTTTGCTGTATTTCTTTTACCACAAAAAAATTGGTCATTCTTGGGCCTCCAACGTTAAAGACCCTCTGTTATTTCTTTCTTTTGAGCAAAGCTTTGTAGTATTTCAGCTTCCACCTGTTTTAGATCACACTGTAAGCGATCAAATTCTGGTTCAATTAAAAGATGCTTTGGGGCATCCCTGCTTAACTTTCGATTGGAGTAAAGTGGTCTATTTTGATATAGAAGGGCTAAATTTTCTCACTCAATTGGTCACAAAAGTGTGGAGAGAGAAGAAAGAAATTTATTGCTGGGGATTAGCCTCACATTTAAAATATTTATTGAATTTTCATCGACTTTGGGTTTTGTTAGCCCCCTATTTTTTGGAAGATCCTCGCCAATTTCTTTCCCATTTTTGCGAAAAAGAAAGGGGAAAGGACCATCTCTACTTATCTATTCAGCAAAGGCACGCGCACCTGATTGTCACTTTTTTTGGGACCATGGGAAATCAGTTAAATTATAGCAGCTATTTAGCAAGTTGGATCCCCATGATTGAAGATAAAGAGTGTATTTTAGATTTTACGTATTGTGCGGCCATGGATAGTCGGGCTTTTGGATTTTTGCTACACCTAAGAGAGTATTTGAAAACCCATCATAAGTTTCTTAAAATTTGTGGCCTTAAATCTAGCCTAAAACAAGAATTTGCGCTGACAAAAGTTCATCATTCATTTAAATTTTTTGACAATATAGAAGAAGCTTTAGCTAAAGTTTCTTGA